From the Osmerus eperlanus chromosome 19, fOsmEpe2.1, whole genome shotgun sequence genome, one window contains:
- the dyrk1aa gene encoding dual specificity tyrosine-phosphorylation-regulated kinase 1A isoform X1, whose translation MAAPMPHSHQQYSERHQQPTEPAGPALPHSEQAQQSIGSQVTPDVVMLQRRMPQCFRDPSSAPLRKLSIDLIKTYKHINEVYYAKKKRRHQQGQGEDSSHKKERKVYNDGHDDDNYDYIVKNGEKWMDRYEIDSLIGKGSFGQVVKAYDRVEQEWVAIKIIKNKKAFLNQAQIEVRLLELMNKHDTEMKYYIVHLKRHFMFRNHLCLVFEMLSYNLYDLLRNTNFRGVSLNLTRKFAQQMCTALLFLATPELSIIHCDLKPENILLCNPKRSAIKIVDFGSSCQLGQRIYQYIQSRFYRSPEVLLGMPYDLAIDMWSLGCILVEMHTGEPLFSGANEVDQMNKIVEVLGVPPNHILDQAPKARKFFEKMSDSTWSAKKTKDGKRYKPAGTRKLHSILGVEAGGPGGRRAGESGHAVADYLKFKDLILRMLDYDAKSRIQPYYALQHSFFKKTADEGTNTSSSVSTSPALEQSQSSGTTSSTSSSSGGSSGTSTSGRARSDPTHQHRHSGGHFSAAVQVMDCDNLCPQQSRQPFPPPAGWDGGDGTQQVTVETHPVQETTFHLPPQQPKALHPLVSANSSSHHHHHGHHHHGHHHHGHHHPHGQQGLPARPRPRLYHSPTNSASTQDSMEVVHGHLSMTSLSSSASSSSTSSSSTGNQGNQAYQLRPLPANAALDFGQNGSMTMGLGAFSNPRQETGMAGHPTYPLGTNTGPGHYITEGHMGMRQAIDREESPMAGVCVQQSSVASS comes from the exons atggctgctcccatgcCCCATTCTCACCAGCAGTACAGTGAGCGGCACCAGCAGCCCACTGAGCCGGCCGGGCCGGCGCTGCCTCACAGCGAGCAGGCACAGCAGTCTATCGGCAGCCAG GTGACCCCTGATGTTGTCATGTTACAGAGGCGCATGCCCCAGTGCTTTCGCGAcccttcctctgctcccctgaGGAAACTCTCTATCGACCTCATCAAAACCTACAAACACATCAACGAG GTTTACTATGCAAAAAAGAAGCGTCGTCAccagcagggccagggagaAGACTCCAGCcacaagaaggagaggaaggtctACAATGACGGCCACGACGATGACAACTACGACTACATCGTCAAGAACGGCGAGAAATGGATGGACCGCTACGAGATCGACTCCCTCATAGGAAAAGGCTCCTTTGGCCAG GTTGTAAAAGCGTACGACCGTGTTGAGCAGGAGTGGGTGGCAATTAAGATCATCAAGAACAAGAAGGCTTTTCTAAATCAAGCCCAGATTGAAGTTCGGCTCCTCGAGCTCATGAACAAACATGACACAGAGATGAAGTACTACATAG ttcACCTGAAGCGCCACTTTATGTTCCGGAACCACCTCTGCTTGGTGTTTGAGATGCTCTCCTACAACCTGTACGACCTGCTGCGGAACACCAATTTCCGCGGCGTCTCGCTCAACCTCACGCGCAAGTTTGCCCAGCAGATGTGCACGGCGCTGCTGTTCCTGGCCACGCCCGAGCTCAGCATCATCCACTGTGACCTGAAGCCCGAGAACATCCTGCTCTGCAACCCCAAGAGGAGCGCCATCAAGATCGTGGACTTTGGCAGCTCCTGCCAGCTGGGCCAGagg ATATACCAGTACATCCAGAGTCGTTTCTACCGCTCccctgaggtgctgctgggaatGCCTTATGACCTGGCCATAGACATGTGGTCTCTGGGCTGTATCCTGGTGGAGATGCACACCGGGGAGCCCCTGTTCAGCGGGGCCAACGAG GTGGATCAGATGAATAAAATAGTTGAGGTGCTGGGTGTGCCTCCCAATCACATACTGGACCAGGCACCCAAGGCCAGGAAGTTCTTTGAGAAAATGTCTGACAGTACATGGAGCGCAAAGAAGACCAAAGATGGCAAACGG TATAAGCCGGCGGGGACGCGTAAGCTGCACAGCATCCTGGGCGTGGAGGCGGGTGGGCCGGGGGGGCGGCGGGCGGGCGAGTCGGGCCACGCCGTGGCCGACTACCTGAAGTTCAAGGACCTGATCCTGCGCATGCTGGACTACGACGCCAAGAGCCGCATCCAGCCCTACTACGCCCTGCAGCACAGCTTCTTCAAGAAGACCGCGGACGAGGGCACCAACACGAGCAGCAGCGTGTCCACCAGCCCGGCCCTGGAGCAGTCCCAGTCATCAggcaccacctccagcacctcctccagctcag GGGGCTCCTCTGGCACCAGTACCAGCGGGCGGGCACGCTCAGACCCCACGCATCAGCACCGGCACAGCGGAGGACACTTCAGCGCTGCCGTACAGGTCATGGACTGTGACAACCTCTGCCCACAG CAGTCCAGGCAGCCGTTTCCCCCCCCCGCGGGCTGGGACGGCGGTGACGGGACCCAGCAGGTGACGGTGGAGACCCACCCCGTCCAGGAGACCACCTTCCACCTGCCTCCCCAGCAGCCCAAGGCCCTCCACCCCCTGGTCAGTGCTAATAGCTCctcccaccaccatcaccacggcCACCATCACCATGGACACCATCACCACggacaccaccacccccatggACAGCAGGGCCTGCCAGCTCGGCCTCGGCCACGCCTTTACCACTCGCCCACCAACAGCGCCTCCACACAGGACTCCATGGAGGTGGTGCACGGCCACCTGTCCATgacctccctgtcttcctccgcctcgtcctcctccacctcttcctcttccaccgGGAACCAGGGCAACCAGGCCTACCAGCTGCGCCCGCTCCCAGCCAACGCAGCCTTGGACTTTGGCCAGAATGGCAGCATGACCATGGGATTGGGTGCCTTCTCTAACCCCAGACAGGAGACTGGCATGGCAGGCCACCCCACCTACCCTCTGGGCACGAACACGGGGCCCGGTCACTACATAACGGAGGGCCACATGGGCATGAGACAGGCCATCGACAGGGAGGAGTCTCCCATGGCAGGCGTCTGCGTACAGCAGAGTTCTGTTGCCAGTTCCTGA
- the dyrk1aa gene encoding dual specificity tyrosine-phosphorylation-regulated kinase 1A isoform X2, translating to MAAPMPHSHQQYSERHQQPTEPAGPALPHSEQAQQSIGSQVTPDVVMLQRRMPQCFRDPSSAPLRKLSIDLIKTYKHINEVYYAKKKRRHQQGQGEDSSHKKERKVYNDGHDDDNYDYIVKNGEKWMDRYEIDSLIGKGSFGQVVKAYDRVEQEWVAIKIIKNKKAFLNQAQIEVRLLELMNKHDTEMKYYIVHLKRHFMFRNHLCLVFEMLSYNLYDLLRNTNFRGVSLNLTRKFAQQMCTALLFLATPELSIIHCDLKPENILLCNPKRSAIKIVDFGSSCQLGQRIYQYIQSRFYRSPEVLLGMPYDLAIDMWSLGCILVEMHTGEPLFSGANEVDQMNKIVEVLGVPPNHILDQAPKARKFFEKMSDSTWSAKKTKDGKRYKPAGTRKLHSILGVEAGGPGGRRAGESGHAVADYLKFKDLILRMLDYDAKSRIQPYYALQHSFFKKTADEGTNTSSSVSTSPALEQSQSSGTTSSTSSSSGGSSGTSTSGRARSDPTHQHRHSGGHFSAAVQVMDCDNLCPQSRQPFPPPAGWDGGDGTQQVTVETHPVQETTFHLPPQQPKALHPLVSANSSSHHHHHGHHHHGHHHHGHHHPHGQQGLPARPRPRLYHSPTNSASTQDSMEVVHGHLSMTSLSSSASSSSTSSSSTGNQGNQAYQLRPLPANAALDFGQNGSMTMGLGAFSNPRQETGMAGHPTYPLGTNTGPGHYITEGHMGMRQAIDREESPMAGVCVQQSSVASS from the exons atggctgctcccatgcCCCATTCTCACCAGCAGTACAGTGAGCGGCACCAGCAGCCCACTGAGCCGGCCGGGCCGGCGCTGCCTCACAGCGAGCAGGCACAGCAGTCTATCGGCAGCCAG GTGACCCCTGATGTTGTCATGTTACAGAGGCGCATGCCCCAGTGCTTTCGCGAcccttcctctgctcccctgaGGAAACTCTCTATCGACCTCATCAAAACCTACAAACACATCAACGAG GTTTACTATGCAAAAAAGAAGCGTCGTCAccagcagggccagggagaAGACTCCAGCcacaagaaggagaggaaggtctACAATGACGGCCACGACGATGACAACTACGACTACATCGTCAAGAACGGCGAGAAATGGATGGACCGCTACGAGATCGACTCCCTCATAGGAAAAGGCTCCTTTGGCCAG GTTGTAAAAGCGTACGACCGTGTTGAGCAGGAGTGGGTGGCAATTAAGATCATCAAGAACAAGAAGGCTTTTCTAAATCAAGCCCAGATTGAAGTTCGGCTCCTCGAGCTCATGAACAAACATGACACAGAGATGAAGTACTACATAG ttcACCTGAAGCGCCACTTTATGTTCCGGAACCACCTCTGCTTGGTGTTTGAGATGCTCTCCTACAACCTGTACGACCTGCTGCGGAACACCAATTTCCGCGGCGTCTCGCTCAACCTCACGCGCAAGTTTGCCCAGCAGATGTGCACGGCGCTGCTGTTCCTGGCCACGCCCGAGCTCAGCATCATCCACTGTGACCTGAAGCCCGAGAACATCCTGCTCTGCAACCCCAAGAGGAGCGCCATCAAGATCGTGGACTTTGGCAGCTCCTGCCAGCTGGGCCAGagg ATATACCAGTACATCCAGAGTCGTTTCTACCGCTCccctgaggtgctgctgggaatGCCTTATGACCTGGCCATAGACATGTGGTCTCTGGGCTGTATCCTGGTGGAGATGCACACCGGGGAGCCCCTGTTCAGCGGGGCCAACGAG GTGGATCAGATGAATAAAATAGTTGAGGTGCTGGGTGTGCCTCCCAATCACATACTGGACCAGGCACCCAAGGCCAGGAAGTTCTTTGAGAAAATGTCTGACAGTACATGGAGCGCAAAGAAGACCAAAGATGGCAAACGG TATAAGCCGGCGGGGACGCGTAAGCTGCACAGCATCCTGGGCGTGGAGGCGGGTGGGCCGGGGGGGCGGCGGGCGGGCGAGTCGGGCCACGCCGTGGCCGACTACCTGAAGTTCAAGGACCTGATCCTGCGCATGCTGGACTACGACGCCAAGAGCCGCATCCAGCCCTACTACGCCCTGCAGCACAGCTTCTTCAAGAAGACCGCGGACGAGGGCACCAACACGAGCAGCAGCGTGTCCACCAGCCCGGCCCTGGAGCAGTCCCAGTCATCAggcaccacctccagcacctcctccagctcag GGGGCTCCTCTGGCACCAGTACCAGCGGGCGGGCACGCTCAGACCCCACGCATCAGCACCGGCACAGCGGAGGACACTTCAGCGCTGCCGTACAGGTCATGGACTGTGACAACCTCTGCCCACAG TCCAGGCAGCCGTTTCCCCCCCCCGCGGGCTGGGACGGCGGTGACGGGACCCAGCAGGTGACGGTGGAGACCCACCCCGTCCAGGAGACCACCTTCCACCTGCCTCCCCAGCAGCCCAAGGCCCTCCACCCCCTGGTCAGTGCTAATAGCTCctcccaccaccatcaccacggcCACCATCACCATGGACACCATCACCACggacaccaccacccccatggACAGCAGGGCCTGCCAGCTCGGCCTCGGCCACGCCTTTACCACTCGCCCACCAACAGCGCCTCCACACAGGACTCCATGGAGGTGGTGCACGGCCACCTGTCCATgacctccctgtcttcctccgcctcgtcctcctccacctcttcctcttccaccgGGAACCAGGGCAACCAGGCCTACCAGCTGCGCCCGCTCCCAGCCAACGCAGCCTTGGACTTTGGCCAGAATGGCAGCATGACCATGGGATTGGGTGCCTTCTCTAACCCCAGACAGGAGACTGGCATGGCAGGCCACCCCACCTACCCTCTGGGCACGAACACGGGGCCCGGTCACTACATAACGGAGGGCCACATGGGCATGAGACAGGCCATCGACAGGGAGGAGTCTCCCATGGCAGGCGTCTGCGTACAGCAGAGTTCTGTTGCCAGTTCCTGA
- the dyrk1aa gene encoding dual specificity tyrosine-phosphorylation-regulated kinase 1A isoform X3 encodes MLQRRMPQCFRDPSSAPLRKLSIDLIKTYKHINEVYYAKKKRRHQQGQGEDSSHKKERKVYNDGHDDDNYDYIVKNGEKWMDRYEIDSLIGKGSFGQVVKAYDRVEQEWVAIKIIKNKKAFLNQAQIEVRLLELMNKHDTEMKYYIVHLKRHFMFRNHLCLVFEMLSYNLYDLLRNTNFRGVSLNLTRKFAQQMCTALLFLATPELSIIHCDLKPENILLCNPKRSAIKIVDFGSSCQLGQRIYQYIQSRFYRSPEVLLGMPYDLAIDMWSLGCILVEMHTGEPLFSGANEVDQMNKIVEVLGVPPNHILDQAPKARKFFEKMSDSTWSAKKTKDGKRYKPAGTRKLHSILGVEAGGPGGRRAGESGHAVADYLKFKDLILRMLDYDAKSRIQPYYALQHSFFKKTADEGTNTSSSVSTSPALEQSQSSGTTSSTSSSSGGSSGTSTSGRARSDPTHQHRHSGGHFSAAVQVMDCDNLCPQQSRQPFPPPAGWDGGDGTQQVTVETHPVQETTFHLPPQQPKALHPLVSANSSSHHHHHGHHHHGHHHHGHHHPHGQQGLPARPRPRLYHSPTNSASTQDSMEVVHGHLSMTSLSSSASSSSTSSSSTGNQGNQAYQLRPLPANAALDFGQNGSMTMGLGAFSNPRQETGMAGHPTYPLGTNTGPGHYITEGHMGMRQAIDREESPMAGVCVQQSSVASS; translated from the exons ATGTTACAGAGGCGCATGCCCCAGTGCTTTCGCGAcccttcctctgctcccctgaGGAAACTCTCTATCGACCTCATCAAAACCTACAAACACATCAACGAG GTTTACTATGCAAAAAAGAAGCGTCGTCAccagcagggccagggagaAGACTCCAGCcacaagaaggagaggaaggtctACAATGACGGCCACGACGATGACAACTACGACTACATCGTCAAGAACGGCGAGAAATGGATGGACCGCTACGAGATCGACTCCCTCATAGGAAAAGGCTCCTTTGGCCAG GTTGTAAAAGCGTACGACCGTGTTGAGCAGGAGTGGGTGGCAATTAAGATCATCAAGAACAAGAAGGCTTTTCTAAATCAAGCCCAGATTGAAGTTCGGCTCCTCGAGCTCATGAACAAACATGACACAGAGATGAAGTACTACATAG ttcACCTGAAGCGCCACTTTATGTTCCGGAACCACCTCTGCTTGGTGTTTGAGATGCTCTCCTACAACCTGTACGACCTGCTGCGGAACACCAATTTCCGCGGCGTCTCGCTCAACCTCACGCGCAAGTTTGCCCAGCAGATGTGCACGGCGCTGCTGTTCCTGGCCACGCCCGAGCTCAGCATCATCCACTGTGACCTGAAGCCCGAGAACATCCTGCTCTGCAACCCCAAGAGGAGCGCCATCAAGATCGTGGACTTTGGCAGCTCCTGCCAGCTGGGCCAGagg ATATACCAGTACATCCAGAGTCGTTTCTACCGCTCccctgaggtgctgctgggaatGCCTTATGACCTGGCCATAGACATGTGGTCTCTGGGCTGTATCCTGGTGGAGATGCACACCGGGGAGCCCCTGTTCAGCGGGGCCAACGAG GTGGATCAGATGAATAAAATAGTTGAGGTGCTGGGTGTGCCTCCCAATCACATACTGGACCAGGCACCCAAGGCCAGGAAGTTCTTTGAGAAAATGTCTGACAGTACATGGAGCGCAAAGAAGACCAAAGATGGCAAACGG TATAAGCCGGCGGGGACGCGTAAGCTGCACAGCATCCTGGGCGTGGAGGCGGGTGGGCCGGGGGGGCGGCGGGCGGGCGAGTCGGGCCACGCCGTGGCCGACTACCTGAAGTTCAAGGACCTGATCCTGCGCATGCTGGACTACGACGCCAAGAGCCGCATCCAGCCCTACTACGCCCTGCAGCACAGCTTCTTCAAGAAGACCGCGGACGAGGGCACCAACACGAGCAGCAGCGTGTCCACCAGCCCGGCCCTGGAGCAGTCCCAGTCATCAggcaccacctccagcacctcctccagctcag GGGGCTCCTCTGGCACCAGTACCAGCGGGCGGGCACGCTCAGACCCCACGCATCAGCACCGGCACAGCGGAGGACACTTCAGCGCTGCCGTACAGGTCATGGACTGTGACAACCTCTGCCCACAG CAGTCCAGGCAGCCGTTTCCCCCCCCCGCGGGCTGGGACGGCGGTGACGGGACCCAGCAGGTGACGGTGGAGACCCACCCCGTCCAGGAGACCACCTTCCACCTGCCTCCCCAGCAGCCCAAGGCCCTCCACCCCCTGGTCAGTGCTAATAGCTCctcccaccaccatcaccacggcCACCATCACCATGGACACCATCACCACggacaccaccacccccatggACAGCAGGGCCTGCCAGCTCGGCCTCGGCCACGCCTTTACCACTCGCCCACCAACAGCGCCTCCACACAGGACTCCATGGAGGTGGTGCACGGCCACCTGTCCATgacctccctgtcttcctccgcctcgtcctcctccacctcttcctcttccaccgGGAACCAGGGCAACCAGGCCTACCAGCTGCGCCCGCTCCCAGCCAACGCAGCCTTGGACTTTGGCCAGAATGGCAGCATGACCATGGGATTGGGTGCCTTCTCTAACCCCAGACAGGAGACTGGCATGGCAGGCCACCCCACCTACCCTCTGGGCACGAACACGGGGCCCGGTCACTACATAACGGAGGGCCACATGGGCATGAGACAGGCCATCGACAGGGAGGAGTCTCCCATGGCAGGCGTCTGCGTACAGCAGAGTTCTGTTGCCAGTTCCTGA